Proteins from one Gilliamella sp. ESL0443 genomic window:
- the ppc gene encoding phosphoenolpyruvate carboxylase: protein MNSQYSSMRSNVNMLGTLLGDAIKRATGNETFDLVEKIRQLSKSAQQGNKQAHNELLRLIENLNDQDLLHVARAFNQFLNLVNTAAEYYGISPHGEASSSPKKMTELFKTLKNLNFAPKTIEQAIDNLSIELVLTAHPTEINRRTMINTYTAINNCLSQLDHNDLADYERERIMRRLKQLVCQAWYTDEIRKKRPTPLDEAKWGFSVIEDSLWEGVPLFLREFNDQLVDAFNAELSVEHVPVKFTSWMGGDRDGNPNVTAKVTGRVMLQARLKAIELFLADIQILVRELSMTECSQSVIDLLDEQNKTASEPYRAVMKQLRSRLTKTHSYIVALLNNEQVLAPNDLLIKNEQLWTPLYTCYESLIENGMSTIAHGPLLDTLRRIKSFGLQLVRLDIRQDSSVHTEALDALTKELNLGSYASWSEEEKQEFLLTELQSNRPLLPYNWQPDEMVKEVLDTCRVIKKAGEESIASYVISMAKAPSDVLAVYLLLKIVDCQKNIPVAPLFETLEDLNNAKSVMQKLLDIPWYREKINGKQMVMIGYSDSAKDAGTLAASWVQYRSQEELVNLFEQYNVNLVLFHGRGGSIGRGGAPAHAALLSQPPGSLKGGLRVTEQGEMIRFKLGLPEVALSSLMLYASAILQANLLPPPEPKQVWRDIMDEMSDYSCQCYRSYIREKAEFVDYFRSVTPETELGRLPLGSRPQKRRTGGGIESLRAIPWIFAWTQNRLMVPSWLGAGSALRQVINEGKKEQLKDMYHNWPFFNARLGMLEMVYAKAAPNIHEYYEQRLVSPTLWPLGEELRNLLTEDINTVLTITDDISLMADLPWIAESVALRNTYIEPLNLLQAELLSRSRKNDNENTIVEQGLMITISGIAAGMRNSG from the coding sequence CAAACAAGCACATAATGAATTACTAAGATTGATTGAAAATCTTAATGATCAAGATTTACTCCATGTTGCACGTGCGTTTAATCAATTTTTAAACTTAGTTAATACTGCTGCTGAGTATTATGGAATTTCACCACATGGGGAAGCATCGAGCAGCCCTAAAAAAATGACCGAATTATTTAAAACACTTAAAAATTTAAATTTCGCGCCTAAAACAATTGAACAAGCTATTGATAATTTATCTATTGAGTTAGTGCTTACTGCACATCCAACTGAAATCAATCGCCGAACAATGATTAATACTTATACCGCTATTAATAATTGTTTGTCACAACTTGATCATAACGATTTAGCGGATTATGAAAGAGAACGTATCATGCGTCGCCTTAAACAACTTGTTTGCCAAGCATGGTACACCGACGAAATTCGTAAAAAACGCCCTACTCCTCTTGATGAAGCTAAATGGGGATTCTCTGTAATTGAAGATAGTTTATGGGAAGGCGTCCCGTTATTCTTACGTGAGTTTAATGACCAATTAGTTGATGCATTCAATGCTGAACTATCTGTTGAACATGTTCCAGTGAAATTTACCTCTTGGATGGGGGGAGATCGAGACGGCAACCCAAATGTAACAGCTAAAGTTACAGGAAGGGTGATGTTGCAAGCTAGATTAAAAGCAATTGAACTATTTTTAGCTGATATTCAAATTTTAGTTCGTGAATTATCAATGACTGAATGTAGCCAATCAGTCATTGACTTATTAGATGAACAAAATAAAACAGCATCAGAGCCTTATCGGGCTGTAATGAAACAGTTACGTTCACGTTTAACTAAAACCCATAGCTACATAGTTGCATTATTAAATAATGAACAAGTTTTAGCACCTAATGATCTTTTAATAAAGAATGAACAATTATGGACACCACTTTATACATGTTATGAATCATTAATTGAAAACGGAATGTCAACTATTGCTCATGGCCCACTATTAGATACATTAAGACGTATTAAAAGTTTTGGATTGCAATTAGTTAGATTAGATATACGTCAAGATAGTTCAGTGCATACTGAAGCGTTAGACGCCTTAACTAAAGAGTTAAACTTAGGCAGCTATGCTTCATGGTCAGAAGAAGAAAAACAAGAATTTTTATTAACCGAATTACAATCTAATCGACCATTACTACCCTATAATTGGCAACCAGATGAAATGGTTAAAGAAGTATTAGACACTTGCCGTGTTATCAAAAAAGCAGGTGAAGAATCGATTGCGTCTTATGTCATTTCGATGGCAAAAGCACCTTCTGATGTCCTAGCTGTTTACTTACTTTTAAAAATTGTTGATTGCCAAAAAAATATTCCTGTTGCGCCTTTGTTTGAAACCTTAGAAGATTTAAATAATGCAAAATCTGTTATGCAAAAGCTTTTAGATATTCCTTGGTATCGTGAAAAAATCAATGGCAAGCAGATGGTTATGATTGGCTATTCTGATTCAGCAAAAGATGCAGGAACTCTCGCAGCATCATGGGTACAGTATCGTTCACAAGAAGAATTAGTTAATTTATTTGAACAATATAATGTTAACTTGGTGTTATTTCATGGTCGTGGAGGTTCAATCGGACGGGGAGGCGCTCCTGCTCATGCAGCTTTGCTGTCACAACCACCAGGATCATTAAAAGGTGGCTTACGTGTTACAGAACAAGGTGAGATGATTCGGTTCAAACTTGGTTTACCTGAAGTTGCACTTAGTAGCTTAATGCTTTATGCATCAGCTATATTACAAGCTAATTTATTACCACCACCTGAACCGAAGCAAGTCTGGCGTGATATTATGGATGAAATGTCTGATTATTCATGCCAATGTTATCGTAGCTACATAAGAGAAAAAGCTGAATTTGTTGATTATTTTAGATCAGTTACACCAGAAACCGAACTTGGAAGATTACCTCTAGGCTCTCGACCACAAAAACGTCGTACCGGTGGAGGAATAGAAAGTTTACGAGCAATTCCGTGGATTTTTGCTTGGACTCAAAATCGCCTAATGGTTCCATCATGGCTAGGTGCAGGAAGCGCACTTAGGCAAGTTATCAATGAGGGCAAAAAAGAACAACTTAAAGATATGTATCATAATTGGCCATTTTTTAATGCCCGATTAGGTATGTTGGAAATGGTTTACGCTAAAGCGGCGCCGAATATTCATGAGTACTATGAACAAAGGCTAGTTTCTCCTACATTATGGCCATTAGGAGAGGAGTTAAGAAATTTATTAACCGAAGATATTAATACCGTATTAACGATTACTGATGATATTAGCTTGATGGCAGACTTACCTTGGATTGCGGAGTCTGTTGCATTACGTAATACATATATTGAACCACTTAATTTATTACAAGCAGAATTATTAAGTCGTTCTCGTAAAAATGATAACGAAAATACTATAGTTGAACAGGGATTAATGATTACCATTTCTGGTATTGCGGCAGGAATGCGAAATTCAGGATAA
- a CDS encoding tetratricopeptide repeat protein: protein MKKLQIILAFVLSISCGAVASEAKTQSDTELKVSDPSSLIPSLLIAAEKGDMQSQYTLGTIYKQGLGVEVNDLKAFFWFKKAADQGLAKAQNNLAYMYQNGLGTKANLSEAFKLFKLAADQNYALAKYNLALMYKNGEGVEKKTSTAIDYFTQAGDQGIYDAYLNLGIMYFAGDGVDKDRLVAADWFSKAAKDNNPEAHYYLGLMSQTGDGLTQDNVAALYFYTQAAERGYVLAMYNLGIMYATGTGTRPDNTQAAYWFTQAAEGGNADAQYNIAVMYDVGGGVPKDEQKAIDWYTKAAKQGSVDAQYNLGIKYLEGEGVKQNNNLAVYWFTKASEQGDTDAKAYLEEIAKKNKKGE from the coding sequence ATGAAAAAACTTCAAATTATATTGGCTTTTGTGTTATCTATCTCTTGTGGAGCAGTTGCAAGCGAAGCTAAAACTCAATCGGATACTGAGTTAAAAGTAAGTGACCCTAGTTCATTAATTCCTTCGTTGCTAATTGCTGCTGAAAAGGGTGATATGCAATCACAATATACGCTAGGAACAATTTATAAGCAGGGTTTAGGGGTTGAGGTTAATGATCTAAAGGCTTTTTTCTGGTTTAAGAAAGCCGCTGATCAAGGTTTAGCTAAAGCTCAAAATAATTTAGCTTATATGTACCAAAATGGTTTAGGGACTAAAGCTAATTTATCTGAGGCATTCAAATTGTTTAAATTGGCTGCCGATCAAAATTATGCTTTAGCTAAATATAATTTAGCTTTGATGTATAAAAATGGTGAAGGCGTAGAAAAAAAAACGTCTACCGCAATTGATTATTTTACCCAAGCTGGCGATCAAGGTATTTATGATGCTTATTTAAATTTAGGCATTATGTACTTTGCGGGTGATGGCGTTGATAAAGATCGCCTGGTAGCGGCTGATTGGTTTAGTAAAGCCGCAAAAGATAACAATCCAGAAGCACACTACTATTTAGGATTAATGTCCCAAACTGGTGACGGTTTAACTCAGGATAATGTTGCTGCCCTTTATTTTTATACTCAAGCTGCCGAACGCGGTTATGTACTAGCAATGTACAATTTAGGCATTATGTATGCAACTGGAACAGGAACAAGACCAGATAACACTCAAGCCGCATATTGGTTTACTCAAGCTGCTGAAGGTGGTAACGCTGATGCACAATATAATATAGCGGTTATGTATGATGTTGGCGGGGGTGTTCCTAAAGATGAACAAAAAGCAATAGATTGGTATACCAAAGCAGCCAAGCAAGGAAGTGTTGATGCGCAATATAATTTAGGTATTAAATATCTAGAAGGTGAAGGCGTTAAACAAAATAATAACCTAGCAGTTTATTGGTTTACTAAAGCTAGTGAGCAAGGGGATACCGACGCTAAAGCTTATTTAGAAGAGATAGCTAAAAAAAATAAAAAGGGCGAATAA
- the ubiD gene encoding 4-hydroxy-3-polyprenylbenzoate decarboxylase, giving the protein MSLSNFRDFLDYLEQQGELKRITYPINPYLEMTEIADRVLRSQGPALLFENPIGYDIPVLCNLFGTAKRVAMAMGREKTTELREIGELLAFLREPEPPKGIRQFFNILPKYKQVLNMPVKRRSSAPCQELIFKNDEIDLTQLPIMHCWPDDVAPLVTWGLTITKGPHKDRQNVGVYRLQLLGKNKLIMRWLSHRGGALDFAEWQQSYPNEKFPISVAIGADPATILSAVTPVPDTLSEYAFAGLLRNSRTEVVKSLSNDLEVPAAAEIILEGYIDPHEQAVEGPYGDHTGYYNEVEKFAVFTVTHLTRRKDAIYHSTYTGRPPDEPAVMGLALNEVFIPILQKQFPEIVDFYLPPEGCSYRIAIVTIKKQYPGHAKRVMMGVWSYLRQFMYTKFIIVCDDDINARDWKDVMWAISTRMDPHRDTTFVDNTPIDYLDFASPISGLGSKMGLDATNKWSGETNREWGKIITKDAKVVAHIDEIWDELGL; this is encoded by the coding sequence ATGTCGTTGTCTAATTTTCGTGATTTTTTAGATTACCTTGAGCAGCAAGGTGAATTAAAACGCATTACTTATCCAATTAACCCTTATCTTGAAATGACCGAGATAGCTGATAGAGTTTTACGCTCTCAGGGACCAGCTCTATTATTTGAAAACCCAATTGGCTATGACATTCCTGTACTTTGCAATCTTTTTGGAACAGCTAAACGAGTTGCTATGGCAATGGGGCGAGAAAAGACTACAGAATTAAGAGAAATTGGTGAATTACTAGCTTTTTTGCGAGAACCAGAGCCACCCAAAGGTATTCGACAATTTTTTAATATATTACCTAAATATAAACAAGTTCTAAATATGCCGGTAAAACGGCGTTCCTCAGCGCCTTGTCAGGAATTAATATTTAAAAATGATGAGATCGATTTAACTCAATTACCTATTATGCATTGTTGGCCAGATGATGTAGCTCCACTTGTAACTTGGGGACTAACTATAACTAAAGGACCACATAAAGATCGTCAAAATGTAGGTGTTTACCGATTACAGCTACTAGGTAAAAATAAATTAATCATGCGTTGGTTGTCACATCGAGGTGGGGCACTTGATTTTGCTGAATGGCAACAATCTTATCCAAATGAAAAATTTCCTATTAGTGTAGCTATTGGGGCTGATCCTGCAACAATATTAAGTGCAGTAACACCAGTACCAGATACCTTATCAGAATATGCTTTTGCTGGATTATTGCGTAATAGCCGAACAGAAGTGGTCAAATCATTATCAAATGACTTAGAAGTTCCTGCAGCCGCCGAAATTATTTTAGAAGGTTATATTGATCCCCATGAGCAAGCTGTTGAAGGGCCTTATGGTGACCATACTGGTTATTACAATGAAGTAGAAAAATTTGCTGTCTTTACAGTTACACATTTAACCAGACGTAAAGATGCAATTTATCATTCTACATATACGGGTAGACCTCCAGATGAGCCGGCTGTAATGGGATTAGCATTAAATGAAGTATTTATCCCGATATTACAGAAACAATTTCCTGAAATTGTTGATTTTTATCTACCTCCTGAAGGTTGCTCTTATCGTATTGCCATTGTGACAATCAAAAAACAATACCCAGGGCATGCTAAAAGAGTGATGATGGGTGTATGGTCTTATTTAAGACAATTTATGTATACTAAATTTATTATTGTTTGTGATGACGATATTAATGCTAGAGATTGGAAAGATGTTATGTGGGCTATTTCGACAAGAATGGATCCACATCGAGATACAACATTTGTTGATAATACGCCAATTGATTATCTGGATTTTGCTTCACCTATTTCCGGTTTAGGCTCTAAAATGGGACTTGATGCAACTAACAAGTGGTCGGGTGAAACTAATCGTGAGTGGGGTAAAATTATTACTAAAGATGCTAAAGTAGTCGCTCATATTGATGAAATTTGGGATGAACTTGGATTGTGA
- the nudB gene encoding dihydroneopterin triphosphate diphosphatase, with the protein MQKYKNPESVLVVIYCKRTLRVLMLQRKDDPNFWQSVTGSMEDNELPRDTAIREVFEETGIDISGENLKLIDAKHTVEFEIFPQFRYRYAPEVKINKEHWFYLALNDEITPLLTEHLSYQWLTINSAANLTISPNNCEAISKIGSIDKN; encoded by the coding sequence ATGCAAAAATATAAGAACCCTGAGTCAGTATTAGTCGTTATTTATTGTAAACGGACTTTGCGTGTTCTTATGTTGCAACGTAAGGATGATCCTAATTTTTGGCAATCAGTTACAGGTAGTATGGAAGATAATGAATTACCTAGAGATACGGCAATTCGTGAAGTTTTTGAAGAAACTGGTATAGATATTAGCGGAGAAAATCTTAAATTAATTGATGCAAAACATACGGTTGAGTTTGAAATTTTTCCTCAGTTTAGATATCGGTACGCACCAGAAGTAAAGATAAATAAAGAACATTGGTTTTATTTAGCTCTTAATGATGAAATAACGCCATTGCTTACTGAACATTTATCTTATCAATGGTTAACTATAAATAGTGCAGCCAATCTTACTATATCGCCAAATAATTGTGAGGCTATTAGTAAAATTGGTTCAATTGATAAAAATTAA
- the aspS gene encoding aspartate--tRNA ligase translates to MRTIYCGQLNASYINQEVTLCGWVNKRRDLGGMIFIDMRDREGIVQVFFDPDYQQAYQLAGELRNEFCIQIKGKVRARPEGQINKDMVTGDVEILATELVIFNRSDVLPLDFNQNNSEEQRLKYRYIDLRRPEMATIFKTRAKITAFVRSFMNEHGFLDIETPMLTKATPEGARDYLVPSRVHNGEFYALPQSPQLFKQLLMMSGFDRYYQIVKCFRDEDLRADRQPEFTQIDVETSFMTAEQVREIMEKMIRELWLHVKNIDLGKCPIMTFAEAMRRYGSDKPDLRNPLEIIDVADLVKDIDFKVFSTPANDPKGRVALLCVPNGAQLTRKQLDDYTQFISVYGAKGMAWIKVNDRSKGLEGVQSPVAKFFNEPQMEALLNRANAKDGDILLFGADSYKVVSDALGALRLKVGKDLGITDESKWAVLWVVDFPMFEETDEGLSAMHHPFTSPKDFTPEQLISNPENAVANAYDMVINGYEVGGGSVRIHRSEMQQAVFSILGIDEHDQREKFGFLLDALKYGTPPHAGLAFGLDRLTMLLTGTDNIRDVIAFPKTTAATCLLTDAPSPANPTALMELGIEVSKK, encoded by the coding sequence ATGAGAACAATTTATTGCGGACAGCTAAACGCAAGTTATATTAATCAAGAAGTCACACTATGTGGATGGGTTAATAAACGCCGAGATTTAGGTGGGATGATTTTTATTGATATGCGTGATCGTGAAGGAATTGTGCAAGTTTTTTTTGATCCTGATTATCAACAAGCATATCAATTAGCTGGCGAATTACGTAATGAATTTTGTATTCAAATTAAAGGAAAAGTAAGAGCACGACCAGAGGGCCAAATTAATAAAGATATGGTAACTGGTGATGTTGAAATACTAGCGACTGAGCTTGTGATTTTTAATCGTAGTGATGTTTTACCGCTTGATTTCAACCAAAATAATAGTGAAGAACAGCGTTTAAAATACCGCTATATAGATTTACGCCGTCCAGAAATGGCGACTATATTTAAAACTCGCGCAAAAATTACGGCATTTGTCCGTTCATTTATGAATGAGCATGGTTTTTTAGATATCGAAACACCAATGTTAACCAAAGCAACACCAGAAGGTGCTCGAGATTATCTTGTTCCAAGTCGAGTTCATAATGGTGAGTTTTATGCGCTTCCTCAATCTCCACAACTGTTTAAACAGTTACTGATGATGTCTGGATTTGATCGTTATTATCAAATTGTTAAATGTTTTCGTGATGAAGATTTACGAGCCGATCGCCAACCAGAATTTACACAAATAGATGTTGAAACCTCATTTATGACAGCTGAACAAGTGCGCGAAATCATGGAAAAAATGATACGTGAACTTTGGTTGCATGTTAAAAATATTGATTTAGGCAAATGCCCAATTATGACTTTTGCTGAGGCAATGCGTCGTTATGGGAGTGATAAACCTGATTTACGTAATCCGCTTGAAATTATTGATGTGGCGGATTTGGTTAAAGATATCGATTTTAAAGTATTTTCAACACCAGCAAATGATCCTAAAGGAAGAGTGGCTTTATTATGCGTTCCAAATGGAGCCCAACTAACACGTAAACAATTAGATGATTATACGCAATTTATTTCAGTTTATGGTGCTAAAGGTATGGCTTGGATCAAAGTTAATGATCGTAGTAAAGGCCTTGAAGGTGTGCAAAGCCCAGTAGCTAAATTTTTTAATGAACCTCAAATGGAAGCATTACTTAATCGTGCCAATGCTAAAGATGGTGATATTTTATTATTTGGTGCGGATAGTTATAAAGTAGTGAGTGATGCATTAGGTGCATTGCGTTTGAAAGTTGGTAAAGATTTAGGTATTACCGATGAGAGTAAGTGGGCGGTACTTTGGGTTGTTGATTTCCCTATGTTTGAGGAAACTGACGAAGGCTTAAGTGCAATGCATCATCCATTTACATCACCAAAAGATTTTACTCCAGAGCAATTAATTAGCAATCCTGAAAATGCAGTAGCTAATGCATATGATATGGTAATCAATGGTTATGAAGTTGGCGGTGGTTCTGTACGTATTCATCGCAGTGAAATGCAGCAGGCTGTCTTTTCTATTTTAGGAATTGATGAACATGATCAGCGTGAAAAGTTTGGATTTTTACTTGATGCATTAAAATATGGTACGCCACCTCATGCGGGTTTAGCATTTGGCCTAGATAGATTAACTATGCTGTTAACTGGAACAGATAATATTCGAGATGTTATTGCCTTCCCGAAAACGACTGCAGCAACATGTTTATTAACTGATGCGCCTAGTCCTGCAAATCCTACAGCTTTAATGGAATTAGGTATAGAAGTGAGCAAAAAATAG
- a CDS encoding cysteine hydrolase family protein has translation MKALISIDYTNDFIADDGALTTGSVGQQIESEILNLTKSFIQNNQFIVFAIDSHDPSDKYHPENKLFPPHNIIGTFGQQLFGNLHTLYQKHQNSDNIYWMNKRHYSAFCGTDLDLRLRERHITEIHLVGVCTDICILHTAIDAYDLGYKLIIHQNAVASFDPIGHQWALKHFQNTLGATVI, from the coding sequence ATGAAAGCTTTAATTTCAATTGACTATACTAATGATTTCATCGCTGACGATGGCGCTTTGACTACAGGTTCTGTTGGGCAACAAATTGAGTCAGAAATATTAAATTTAACTAAATCATTCATCCAAAATAATCAATTTATCGTTTTTGCGATTGATTCTCATGACCCTTCAGATAAATATCATCCAGAAAATAAACTCTTTCCCCCTCACAATATTATTGGAACTTTTGGGCAACAGTTATTTGGTAATTTACATACTCTTTATCAAAAACATCAGAATTCAGATAATATTTATTGGATGAATAAACGACACTACTCGGCATTTTGTGGTACGGATCTTGATCTACGCTTACGCGAAAGACATATTACTGAAATCCATTTAGTTGGTGTCTGCACAGATATTTGCATATTACACACAGCGATTGATGCCTATGATTTAGGCTACAAATTGATTATTCATCAAAATGCAGTTGCTAGCTTTGATCCAATAGGACATCAATGGGCTTTAAAACACTTTCAAAACACTTTAGGGGCAACCGTAATATAA
- a CDS encoding DUF3100 domain-containing protein: MEVLRDYKLHIIALLVVIICELIGKQSIWIIAVYPMLYAMIFGGVISLPKLKILTNKNMQHASLVMMVTLILLIAKLGVAVGPKIDMILNDAKLALIFQELGHFAGTILLGLPLAMLLGMKREAVGATYSVAREPNIAIVADKYGLDSPEGRGVMAMYVCGTLYGAIWMSILASIIAQLNILHPYALAMGAGVGSGSMMAASLAPISDLYPDLSENINAYATTANLMSGIVGIYIYTLFSLPFASFMYNTLARLRRNK, from the coding sequence ATGGAAGTTTTACGAGACTATAAATTGCATATAATTGCACTGTTAGTAGTAATTATTTGCGAACTAATCGGTAAACAATCAATATGGATTATCGCCGTTTATCCAATGTTATATGCAATGATCTTCGGCGGTGTAATCAGCCTACCAAAGCTAAAAATATTAACTAATAAAAATATGCAGCATGCCAGTTTAGTGATGATGGTTACATTAATATTACTTATTGCAAAACTTGGTGTGGCTGTAGGTCCTAAAATTGATATGATTTTAAACGATGCCAAGTTAGCCCTAATTTTTCAAGAATTAGGCCATTTCGCAGGAACAATTTTACTAGGATTACCATTAGCTATGTTATTAGGTATGAAAAGAGAGGCAGTTGGTGCAACCTACTCTGTTGCTCGCGAACCTAATATAGCTATTGTTGCAGATAAATATGGGCTAGATTCACCTGAAGGACGAGGTGTTATGGCTATGTATGTATGTGGGACTCTTTATGGTGCAATTTGGATGAGTATCCTTGCAAGCATAATAGCACAATTGAATATTCTTCACCCTTATGCTTTAGCAATGGGAGCTGGAGTAGGTAGTGGGAGCATGATGGCTGCTTCATTGGCACCGATAAGTGATTTATATCCTGACTTATCAGAAAATATCAATGCTTATGCAACAACAGCGAACTTAATGTCTGGTATTGTAGGCATATATATTTATACACTATTTTCTTTGCCTTTCGCTTCTTTCATGTATAACACTTTAGCTCGCCTTCGTCGCAATAAATAA
- a CDS encoding amidohydrolase: protein MTKEELKKKVCDAIANRKADIKSIAEAIWSEPELGYKEHKTAKKVEDALEKLGVPFKNKLALTGVKGRLKGVKGSKYSIAIIGELDAIICADHPAADETSGAAHCCGHNAQIANMMAVTMGLIDSGAMQFLAGDVVPFAVPAEEYVEITYRNRLIEEGKIKYIGGKPELISRGDFDDVDMALQIHLTSVPNERQDGFIEISTTSNGFIGKLIKYKGEAAHAAAAPHAGVNALNAAMMGMMGVHAIRETFQEKDYIRFHPIITQGGDLVNVVPSDVRMESYVRAGNVPAMIDANERINQALKAGAMAVGATCEIKDLPGYLPLHNNPTLNDLLKQNAENLIGEENVSIAPHMTGSTDTGDLSHIMPVSHPWIGSVRGILHGKDYTVFDEDMAYIRPAQMMACTIIDLLYDDAKPAETLMANYKPLMSKEEYLKFLSGFDK, encoded by the coding sequence ATGACTAAAGAAGAACTAAAGAAAAAAGTCTGCGATGCAATTGCAAATCGAAAAGCAGATATCAAGTCGATTGCTGAAGCAATTTGGTCAGAGCCAGAACTTGGTTACAAAGAACATAAAACAGCTAAAAAAGTAGAAGACGCTTTAGAGAAATTAGGTGTTCCATTTAAAAATAAATTAGCCTTAACTGGTGTTAAAGGTCGATTAAAAGGTGTGAAAGGAAGTAAATATAGCATTGCCATTATTGGCGAGCTCGATGCAATTATTTGTGCCGACCACCCTGCCGCAGACGAAACTTCAGGAGCGGCTCACTGTTGTGGCCATAATGCGCAAATCGCTAATATGATGGCTGTCACTATGGGGCTAATTGACTCAGGTGCAATGCAATTTTTAGCCGGGGATGTGGTACCATTTGCTGTCCCTGCAGAAGAATATGTTGAAATTACCTATCGAAACCGATTAATTGAAGAAGGCAAAATTAAATACATTGGCGGAAAACCAGAATTGATTTCACGAGGTGATTTTGATGATGTTGATATGGCATTACAAATACATTTAACAAGCGTCCCAAATGAACGTCAGGATGGTTTTATTGAAATCTCAACCACAAGTAATGGTTTTATCGGAAAATTAATTAAGTATAAGGGAGAGGCAGCTCATGCTGCGGCAGCCCCTCATGCTGGCGTAAATGCTTTAAATGCAGCTATGATGGGGATGATGGGTGTTCATGCTATTCGCGAAACCTTTCAAGAAAAAGATTATATTCGCTTCCATCCAATTATTACCCAAGGTGGTGACTTAGTAAATGTTGTACCAAGCGATGTAAGAATGGAAAGCTATGTACGAGCAGGTAATGTTCCTGCAATGATTGATGCTAATGAAAGAATCAATCAAGCATTAAAAGCTGGTGCGATGGCTGTTGGTGCAACTTGTGAAATTAAAGATTTACCAGGCTACCTACCATTACATAATAACCCAACACTTAATGACCTTTTAAAGCAAAATGCTGAAAATTTAATTGGTGAAGAAAACGTTTCAATCGCACCACATATGACTGGAAGTACAGATACTGGTGACCTATCACATATTATGCCAGTAAGTCACCCTTGGATTGGTTCGGTTAGAGGTATTTTACATGGAAAAGACTATACCGTATTTGATGAAGATATGGCCTATATTCGCCCTGCTCAAATG